In one Brassica oleracea var. oleracea cultivar TO1000 chromosome C9, BOL, whole genome shotgun sequence genomic region, the following are encoded:
- the LOC106318423 gene encoding protein ROOT PRIMORDIUM DEFECTIVE 1-like — translation MMALTQLLPCSPQKLFLFSTFLHPSTPLEFRRCSLTTKPSSKKLVPLSFDISCSSHKIVRNPSLDKHVVKQNRVRFVQKLKTLLLSKPKHYIPIQILYKCSSYLGIENPRTILSMIRRYPTIFQLFTTPTPHLPINATKSLSTLCVRMTPAASSLAMQELNLKSEIADKLAAKLQKLLMLSSHRRLLLSKLVHIGPDLGFPPNFRSRLCNDYPDKFKTVETSYGRALELVSWDQELANQMPSSPEVDRGLIVDRPPKFKRLNLRRGLNLKRRHQDYLIKFRESPDVCPYKTSSECLASESVEAEKRACAVVREVLGLTVEKRTLIDHLTHFRQEFALPNKLRGLIVRHPELFYVSVKGTRDSVFLVEAYNDNGDLLEKDELSLIRERLIDLVQEGKRIRRERRRKGSMEEYRNDDKRDEGIDDYHGDLDDDDEYEDGFENLFDSDDSGVEYHFDEEEDDEAWVSSGESVEYWSRKLSSSGMSNDEVKSVIESW, via the coding sequence ATGATGGCGCTTACTCAACTCCTCCCTTGCTCTCCACAAAAGCTCTTCTTGTTCTCCACCTTCCTTCACCCATCAACTCCTCTGGAGTTTCGAAGATGTAGCCTCACTACTAAACCCAGTTCCAAGAAACTCGTACCTTTGTCTTTCGACATCTCATGTTCATCTCACAAGATTGTCCGGAACCCATCTCTAGACAAGCACGTGGTGAAGCAGAACAGAGTCCGGTTCGTGCAGAAGCTGAAAACCTTACTTCTCTCCAAACCAAAGCATTACATACCAATTCAAATCCTCTACAAATGCAGCTCCTACCTCGGCATCGAAAACCCACGAACAATCCTCTCCATGATCCGTCGCTATCCCACAATCTTCCAGCTGTTCACAACGCCTACACCGCATTTGCCTATCAACGCCACTAAGTCTTTATCTACACTCTGTGTCCGTATGACGCCAGCTGCATCGTCTCTAGCAATGCAAGAGCTGAATCTCAAGTCTGAGATTGCTGATAAACTCGCTGCTAAGCTCCAGAAGCTGCTGATGTTGTCGTCTCACCGGAGGTTGCTTTTGTCTAAACTGGTTCACATTGGTCCGGATTTGGGATTTCCTCCTAACTTCAGGTCTCGTCTCTGCAATGATTATCCGGACAAGTTCAAGACTGTGGAGACATCCTACGGAAGAGCACTTGAGCTTGTCTCGTGGGATCAAGAGTTGGCTAACCAAATGCCATCATCACCTGAAGTTGATAGAGGTTTGATCGTTGATCGTCCTCCAAAGTTCAAGCGTTTGAATCTCCGGAGAGGTTTAAACTTGAAGAGGAGACACCAAGATTACTTGATCAAGTTCAGAGAATCGCCTGATGTGTGTCCTTACAAAACATCATCTGAATGTCTAGCGAGCGAGTCCGTTGAAGCGGAGAAGCGAGCTTGCGCCGTTGTGAGAGAAGTGTTGGGGCTAACGGTGGAGAAAAGGACTTTGATAGACCATTTGACACACTTCAGACAAGAGTTTGCGTTACCGAACAAGCTAAGAGGGTTGATAGTGAGACATCCAGAGCTATTCTATGTTAGTGTTAAAGGAACGAGAGACTCTGTGTTTCTCGTGGAAGCGTACAATGACAATGGTGATCTACTAGAGAAAGATGAGTTATCGTTGATCAGAGAACGTTTGATAGATCTTGTACAAGAAGGAAAGAGGATTAGACGTGAGCGGAGAAGGAAAGGAAGCATGGAAGAGTATAGGAATGATGATAAAAGGGATGAAGGGATTGATGATTATCATGGTGATCTGGATGATGATGATGAATATGAAGATGGGTTTGAGAACTTGTTTGATTCTGATGATTCAGGTGTGGAATATCATTTCGATGAAGAAGAAGATGATGAGGCATGGGTTAGTAGTGGTGAAAGTGTAGAATATTGGAGTAGGAAGCTCTCTTCTTCTGGTATGAGCAATGATGAAGTGAAGAGTGTGATTGAATCTTGGTGA
- the LOC106318426 gene encoding glutaredoxin-C1-like isoform X1 gives MSKEEKEKAMNKAKEIVTSYPVVVFSKTYCGYCQKVKRLLTQLGADFEVLELDEMRDGGEIQSALSKWTGQSTVPSVFIKGKHMGGCDSVMESNRKGKLVPLLIEADALEQGCRSDVEDG, from the exons ATGAGCAAGGAAGAGAAGGAGAAGGCAATGAACAAGGCCAAAGAGATCGTCACCTCGTACCCTGTTGTTGTCTTCAG CAAGACTTACTGTGGTTATTGCCAGAAGGTGAAGCGGTTACTGACACAGCTAGGAGCAGATTTTGAAGTACTTGAGCTCGATGAGATGA GGGATGGAGGTGAGATACAGTCAGCTTTGTCAAAGTGGACTGGACAGAGTACTGTTCCAAGCGTCTTCATCAAAGGGAAACATATGGGCGGATGTGATA GTGTGATGGAGAGTAACCGGAAGGGTAAGCTTGTACCTTTACTTATTGAAGCTGATGCTCTCG AGCAAGGATGCAGAAGCGATGTTGAAGATGGGTAG
- the LOC106318426 gene encoding glutaredoxin-C1-like isoform X2 — protein sequence MSKEEKEKAMNKAKEIVTSYPVVVFSKTYCGYCQKVKRLLTQLGADFEVLELDEMRDGGEIQSALSKWTGQSTVPSVFIKGKHMGGCDSVMESNRKGKLVPLLIEADALGKISSKL from the exons ATGAGCAAGGAAGAGAAGGAGAAGGCAATGAACAAGGCCAAAGAGATCGTCACCTCGTACCCTGTTGTTGTCTTCAG CAAGACTTACTGTGGTTATTGCCAGAAGGTGAAGCGGTTACTGACACAGCTAGGAGCAGATTTTGAAGTACTTGAGCTCGATGAGATGA GGGATGGAGGTGAGATACAGTCAGCTTTGTCAAAGTGGACTGGACAGAGTACTGTTCCAAGCGTCTTCATCAAAGGGAAACATATGGGCGGATGTGATA GTGTGATGGAGAGTAACCGGAAGGGTAAGCTTGTACCTTTACTTATTGAAGCTGATGCTCTCGGTAAAATCTCTTCCAAGCTTTGA
- the LOC106318425 gene encoding glutaredoxin-C1-like — protein sequence MGSMFSGNRLSKEEMEVVMNKAKEIVSEYPVVVFSKTYCGYCQRVKQVLTQLGATFKVLELDEMGDGGEIQSALSEWTGQSTVPNVFIKGKHIGGCDRVVESNKQGKLVPLLTEAGAIANNSSQL from the exons ATGGGTTCTATGTTCAGTGGAAACAGATTGAGCAAGGAAGAGATGGAGGTGGTGATGAACAAAGCCAAAGAGATCGTCTCCGAGTACCCAGTCGTTGTCTTCAG CAAGACTTACTGTGGCTATTGCCAGAGGGTGAAACAGGTGTTGACGCAGCTAGGTGCAACTTTTAAAGTGCTTGAGCTCGATGAGATGG GTGATGGAGGTGAGATCCAATCAGCTTTATCTGAGTGGACTGGGCAGAGCACTGTTCCTAATGTTTTCATCAAAGGCAAACATATCGGTGGATGTGATA GAGTGGTGGAGAGTAACAAGCAAGGGAAGCTTGTGCCTCTACTTACTGAAGCTGGTGCTATCGCCAATAACTCTTCCCAGCTTTGA
- the LOC106318424 gene encoding uncharacterized protein LOC106318424, with the protein MAAKIVSSSSASVLVPGSFQPLTSFQSQFRPLRRHQHAHLHCYHPLHRKTDKIASLPISFKDHKPREVSQKRAYLPLATSEDDPETLSRPEDTPRDDSSSIQHNGNGGKPGFISFYNPRNKTGDIVLPPEEAQSTWGRLLWLIGPTVLVSSFTLPPIYLRRIVSAVFEDSLLTDFLILFFTEALFYCGVAAFLLITHRSKTSSTRTNPSQLGQRISSVATLVLSLMIPMVTMGFVWPWTGPAASATLAPYLVGIVVQFAFEQYARYRKSPSSLTIPIIFQVYRLHQLNRAAQLVTALLFTVKGAEATVNNLEIKKSLGMLLSVIQVLGMISIWSISSFLMWLSPPPSQNQS; encoded by the exons ATGGCTGCTAAGATTGTGTCCTCCTCCTCAGCGTCTGTATTGGTTCCAGGATCGTTTCAACCTCTGACCTCTTTTCAATCTCAG TTTCGTCCATTGAGGCGGCATCAGCATGCTCATCTCCATTGTTACCATCCTCTCCACCGTAAAACTGATAAAA TTGCTTCTCTTCCCATTTCCTTCAAAGACCATAAACCAAGAGAAGTCTCTCAAAAGAGAGCTTATTTGCCTCTTGCTACTTCAGAAGACGATCCAGAAACACTAAGTCGACCCGAAGATACACCTCGAGATGATAGTTCATCTATCCAACACAACGGAAACGGAGGCAAACCAGGTTTCATTTCGTTTTACAACCCTCGGAACAAGACAGGAGATATCGTTCTCCCTCCTGAAGAAGCACAGAGCACATGGGGACGCCTCCTCTGGCTCATTGGTCCTACTGTCTTAGTCTCCTCCTTCACTCTACCTCCAATTTACTTGAGAAGAATAGTCTCAGCAGTTTTTGAAGACTCTTTACTCACAG ACTTCCTCATATTGTTCTTCACTGAAGCGCTCTTCTACTGTGGAGTCGCCGCTTTTCTCCTGATAACACACCGTTCGAAAACGTCATCCACCAGAACCAACCCTTCTCAGTTAGGACAAAGAATCTCCTCTGTAGCGACATTAGTCCTTAGTCTTATGATCCCAATGGTGACAATGGGATTTGTATGGCCATGGACCGGTCCTGCAGCGTCAGCTACTCTTGCACCCTACCTTGTAGGCATTGTCGTTCAGTTTGCTTTCGAGCAGTACGCTAGATACCGAAAGTCTCCATCATCTCTCACCATCCCCATCATCTTTCAG GTGTATAGGCTTCATCAGCTGAATAGAGCGGCGCAGTTAGTAACAGCGTTGCTGTTCACGGTGAAAGGAGCAGAGGCAACGGTTAATAATCTGGAAATCAAGAAGTCTCTAGGTATGCTTTTGAGTGTGATACAGGTTTTAGGTATGATATCAATATGGTCTATCTCAAGCTTCCTCATGTGGTTATCACCACCACCTTCCCAAAACCAGTCTTGA
- the LOC106319130 gene encoding uncharacterized protein LOC106319130, whose amino-acid sequence MVLLTHNLQGSHVLLPWSSPTWTKGLVIKRPVTTIRLAGSKEKHLRLKQSCCFSLGSPCSCGLKAKSFKVTSFKGGIQNSESGGRESGKKVTNNSVKLSYRSDDDENNVNSSPKAQNTSLSYTSEADDSVTGQPAIQKLFKKWLTLLRTQSPTQVADEALGGEEEAPQTTKPETETEIKKTESLQSTKSTLWTLFWSLDASIKIPLLLFVPAFLAVNAIYGAEVTKELSPLWIAGPLIVALYVKMFQGLCTLYAFCFKQTSKVIRNLPSYYVIAYHYIAQGKLRDDVRGLVTHPMVAIKNADYKELTGTKLKQLREWLVEKYLDFVESIWPYYCRTIRFLKRANLI is encoded by the exons ATGGTGTTGCTAACCCATAACTTGCAG GGTTCACATGTCTTGCTTCCTTGGAGTTCACCAACATGGACCAAAGGCTTGGTTATTAAGCGACCTGTCACGACAATACGTCTTGCTGGGAGCAAAGAAAAGCATTTACGACTGAAGCAAAGTTGTTGTTTTAG TTTAGGGTCTCCTTGCAGTTGCGGACTGAAAGCAAAATCTTTCAAGGTTACATCATTCAAAGGCGGCATCCAAAACAGTGAATCAGGAGGAAGAGAAAGCGGGAAGAAAGTTACCAACAACTCGGTCAAACTATCTTACCGTTCAGATGATGACGAAAACAACGTGAACAGCTCTCCAAAGGCACAGAACACATCGCTTTCATATACCTCGGAAGCAGATGACTCAGTCACAGGACAACCTGCTATCCAGAAGCTATTCAAGAAATGGTTAACGCTGCTGCGCACACAGTCACCTACTCAAGTGGCTGACGAGGCTCTGGGAGGAGAAGAAGAGGCTCCTCAGACGACAAAGCCAGAAACTGAGACAGAGATCAAGAAAACAGAAAGCCTCCAGAGTACTAAAAGTACACTCTGGACCTTGTTCTGGAGTCTAGACGCATCTATCAAGATTCCTTTGCTGCTATT TGTTCCAGCTTTCTTAGCTGTTAACGCAATCTACGGAGCTGAAGTTACAAAGGAGCTGTCCCCTCTGTGGATAGCTGGTCCCTTGATCGTCGCTCTTTATGTCAAAATGTTCCAAGGACTATGCACCCTTTACGCCTTCTGCTTCAAACAAACCTCCAAAGTCATAAGAAACCTACCATCTTATTACGTCATAGCGTACCATTACATCGCCCAGGGCAAGCTCAGGGACGACGTGAGAGGTCTGGTGACTCATCCAATGGTGGCCATCAAGAACGCTGACTACAAAGAGCTCACAGGGACCAAACTGAAACAGCTCCGAGAGTGGCTCGTTGAGAAGTACTTGGATTTTGTTGAATCTATTTGGCCTTATTACTGCAGAACTATCAGATTCCTGAAGAGGGCTAACCTGATTTGA
- the LOC106319131 gene encoding motile sperm domain-containing protein 2 yields the protein MSIRLSSTLFAASINFKNSKSIYTDRSRSCRFSVRSCVSDSPNANKLVLEVKERLAKDCTSLPIGKNGRDDEEMILWFLKDRRFSVDEAIGKLTKAIKWRHEFKVNELSEDSVKAAAETGKAYVHGFLDVKGRPVVIVAPAKHIPGLLDPIEDEKLCVFLLEKALSKLPAGQHKILGIFDLRGFGSQNADLKFLTFLFDVFYYYYPSRLDEVLFVDAPFIFQPIWQFTKPVVKSYASLVKFCSVETVRKEYFTEETIPSNFRS from the exons ATGTCGATCCGTTTGAGCTCAACCCTCTTTGCTGCTTCAATCAATTTCAAAAACTCGAAGAGCATTTACACTGATCGATCTCGGAGCTGCAGATTCTCCGTGAGAAGTTGCGTGTCCGATTCTCCCAATGCGAACAAG CTAGTTTTGGAAGTAAAAGAACGCCTTGCAAAAGACTGTACTAGTCTCCCCATTGGCAAAAACGGACGAGATGATGAGGAAATGATCCTATGGTTTTTGAAAGACAGGAGATTCTCTGTTGATGAAGCCATTGGGAAGCTAACTAAAGCTATC AAATGGCGTCATGAGTTCAAGGTAAACGAACTATCTGAAGATTCTGTCAAAGCAGCTGCTGAAACGGGAAAAGCATATGTCCATGGCTTTCTAGATGTAAAAGGTCGACCAGTAGTTATTGTAGCTCCAGCAAAACACATCCCAGGG CTGCTTGATCCAATAGAAGATGAAAAGCTTTGTGTGTTCTTACTTGAAAAGGCTTTGAGTAAACTACCAGCAGGACAACACAAGATACTTGGGATATTTGATCTCCGTGGCTTCGGTTCTCAGAACGCAGATCTTAAGTTCTTGACCTTCCTG TTTGATGTGTTTTACTATTACTATCCAAGCCGTTTGGATGAAGTCCTGTTTGTAGATGCTCCATTCATTTTCCAGCCTATTTGGCAATTCACCAAACCGGTGGTTAAGTCATATGCCTCTCTG GTGAAGTTTTGTTCGGTAGAGACTGTGAGAAAGGAGTACTTCACTGAGGAAACAATACCATCAAACTTCAGAAGCTAA
- the LOC106314165 gene encoding proline-rich receptor-like protein kinase PERK2 — protein MAGDSYLRPPPHPPSSPPPHVPDPASFPPLSTSLVSHPFAPIPFSGHHLPWNLPMVKSPVIGPSVLVSSSTTTPSLVTAEGEATTTPVSTEQAVTASSNLSKDLQSSAAPAMNVSGPLLTSNPILQSQPLQNPTDGAPTKTSIPTGTNSTNSKAPRSHTVKPLPSNWAKSL, from the coding sequence ATGGCTGGAGACTCTTATCTCCGGCCACCACCACACCCACCATCCTCTCCTCCTCCACATGTTCCTGATCCAGCCTCATTCCCACCTCTCTCCACCTCCCTCGTTTCCCATCCCTTTGCGCCCATCCCATTCTCAGGCCACCACTTGCCCTGGAATTTGCCTATGGTGAAATCTCCTGTTATTGGCCCCTCTGTTCTTGTATCTAGTTCCACCACTACTCCCTCGCTGGTAACAGCAGAAGGAGAAGCAACCACTACTCCTGTGTCAACTGAACAGGCAGTTACTGCCAGTTCAAACTTAAGCAAAGACCTTCAAAGTTCAGCAGCACCAGCCATGAATGTCTCTGGTCCTCTGCTTACTTCCAACCCCATTCTTCAATCCCAGCCCCTCCAAAACCCTACTGATGGTGCTCCTACTAAAACTTCAATTCCAACAGGCACCAACTCCACTAACTCAAAAGCCCCAAGGAGCCATACAGTTAAACCTCTCCCAAGTAACTGGGCGAAGAGTCTCTAA
- the LOC106314166 gene encoding uncharacterized protein LOC106314166, protein MFEEGIVDRRGGESMFRSPIHNPLSVAWFICKRDGGEIGSVPNCQISETEPSILPRCCDLFPCNTGDIFTLESSFPEECIAHFIYEADTFFRRGSQFAIESFLVFRGRPRYLIGKVPAGMPQVSVIASISTSERPLEKKHDFSTLIDSPEKALNSSRTWRIICTELREPSVKTRMSSAKHKWAKQVRR, encoded by the exons ATGTTCGAAGAAGGAATTGTAGACCGCAGAGGAGGAGAAAGTATGTTTAGGAGCCCCATCCATAATCCATTGAGCGTTGCTTGGTTCATCTGTAAGCGAGACGGTGGTGAGATAG GTTCTGTTCCAAATTGCCAAATTTCTGAGACCGAGCCCTCCATTCTTCCTAGGTGTTGCGACCTTTTCCCATGCAACACGGGCGACATATTTACCCTCGAGAGTTCCTTTCCAGAGGAATGCATTGCACATTTTATCTATGAGGCTGATACATTCTTTAG GAGGGGTTCACAATTTGCAATAGAGAGCTTCCTCGTGTTCAGAGGCAGACCGAGGTATCTGATAGGGAAGGTGCCTGCTGGGATGCCGCAAGTCTCTGTGATTGCATCAATTTCGACTTCAGAGAGGCCACTGGAGAAGAAACATGATTTTTCTACACTGATTGATAGTCCAGAGAAGGCCTTGAATTCATCAAGGACCTGGAGAATCATCTGTACTGAGTTGAGGGAACCATCCGTGAAGACTAGGATGTCATCGGCAAAGCATAAATGG GCCAAACAAGTAAGGCGATAG